The proteins below come from a single Oncorhynchus keta strain PuntledgeMale-10-30-2019 chromosome 32, Oket_V2, whole genome shotgun sequence genomic window:
- the LOC118365236 gene encoding protein HEXIM1-like gives MTEPSIEKTHHLKTSDTPSGGRERVVEHPQTNERRGLETDGRGRYGDKQQQSESEGGVIPSDKLWQMQGGQREVCPRFVAGNALPKCPAATQPCQEPGADAAGEGGLVAHGNSGDGPHEETLSQVQGECGKRSDSGSLGAGAAVDARQGKKKHRRRPSKKKRQWKPYFKLSWEEKKKLDERETERASRVRAEMFAKGLPVAPYNTTQFLMDEHDREEPDLNTESGPRRQLGTGARPEDTASEDDLFDVEEEEDYGSGGGSDGIGRPGNAGGEFLQRDFSETYEKYHIESLQNMSKQELVQEYLELEKCMSRLEEENTRLRRAANPDITNDSQVPQSDSARIRELEGELERLRAQNSEQRPHNQQSKEREQIVTLGD, from the coding sequence ATGACAGAACCGAGCATTGAGAAGACCCATCACCTGAAAACTTCAGATACCCCATCaggtgggagagaaagagttGTGGAGCATCCCCAAACCAATGAGAGACGTGGTCTGGAGACTGACGGTAGGGGGCGATATGGAGATAAACAGCAGCAGTCAGAGAGCGAAGGCGGGGTTATCCCTTCAGACAAGTTGTGGCAAATGCAAGGCGGACAGAGGGAGGTGTGCCCTAGATTCGTTGCCGGAAATGCACTTCCTAAGTGCCCAGCAGCAACACAGCCTTGCCAGGAACCAGGTGCAGATGCAGCCGGGGAAGGTGGCCTCGTAGCCCACGGAAATAGTGGAGATGGACCGCACGAGGAGACCCTGAGTCAAGTGCAAGGCGAGTGTGGGAAAAGAAGCGACTCTGGCTCTTTGGGCGCCGGGGCAGCTGTAGATGCGCGCCAGGGCAAGAAGAAACACAGGCGTAGACCATCCAAAAAGAAGCGTCAATGGAAGCCCTATTTTAAACTGTCTTGGGAAGAAAAGAAAAAGCTTGACGAGCGAGAGACAGAACGAGCGTCCCGAGTGAGAGCAGAAATGTTCGCGAAGGGGTTGCCCGTTGCCCCCTACAATACAACGCAGTTCCTTATGGATGAACACGACCGAGAGGAACCGGATCTGAATACCGAAAGTGGGCCCCGACGTCAGTTGGGGACTGGTGCTCGCCCAGAGGACACCGCAAGTGAGGATGACCTATTCGatgtcgaggaggaggaggactatgGCAGCGGTGGTGGCAGCGACGGCATCGGGAGGCCTGGAAACGCCGGTGGTGAGTTTCTTCAGAGAGACTTTTCTGAAACCTACGAGAAATACCACATCGAAAGTCTTCAAAACATGTCCAAGCAAGAGTTGGTTCAAGAATACCTGGAGCTGGAAAAGTGTATGTCCCGCCTGGAGGAAGAGAACACCCGGTTGCGACGCGCAGCCAATCCAGACATCACAAATGATAGCCAGGTGCCGCAGTCGGATTCGGCGCGGATCAGAGAATTGGAAGGTGAATTGGAGAGACTGAGGGCGCAGAACAGTGAGCAGCGTCCGCATAACCAGCAGAGCAAGGAGCGGGAGCAGATAGTCACATTAGGTGACTAG
- the LOC118365768 gene encoding rho GTPase-activating protein 23-like isoform X7, protein MGQNQLDNWSRWAGSASPLSPLDNRSTVGSPASWQEGLGGEPGGVCHSSPPYRTEDIQYGVTGQQPTGQTRGRSYSSSSSSGGPLSSPLHVHYVNHNAAGTATTASSQPQKGSQAWASPPQPSPSRSQHCQQALSEWYYSQAAEQRQGRSGSMHQRHRSYSQDRLCETGPGCHRRGPGGWPHSASQDTLMLLQQSGPGPHGDPSWTYGDWEGARDQSHPSSYGSRARSENLLVQYDRYGRSLEMLESPRSERPAWLQQASQQAPRTEAYQRQGNHYGVAPAPSMGRQAQPHHKTTPQTHSQSHPLPQPQQPAPQSRRLPTGQSLDDQPVGYRSYSPSFNRKTGRIMQQPSFRDPSYLGPHLSWAPTPKTSPPEGVVPSVPSPLASTTPEPLDRAYRPTNHERGAVEGQAEVLAQTQEVKLRQKPPTGRRSAHAMRHPHYTLPVDGTEPPVFPPDPHDTAPAPRPSGDGAPHRINGNLAPLSVEDDAMASIPFIDEPTSPSADLRARHVPASSVVSSGMSSAPAIVTSPASPTFTFPLTRLFSHDCSSIKSSRRSSYLLAITTERSKSCDEGLNTFRGEEGRVFSRLPKRVKSFFTDGSLDSLGAAEEVRSKRHSTSELGSISYSDIWREGWLHYKQILTEKGKKVGSGMRPWRRVFSVLRSHSLFLYKDKREAVLRGATLGGDADEEQPISIRGCLVDIAYSETKRKHALRLTTQDFCEYLLQAEDREDMLDWIKVISENSKTDNEELGFSRQALISKKLNDYRKQSPTGNKPDSSPRVSRAKPSFLLAKMENAAGAPRSPKPEGKDESSPPKSPWGINIMKKSKKSAPKAFGVRLEDCQPAANNKFIPMIVEICCGLVEEMGLEYTGIYRVPGNNAVVSSLQDQLNKGSDINPAEEKWQDLNVISSLLKSFFRKLPEPLFTDDKYNDFIDANRMENAGDRLKTMKKLIRDLPDHYYHTLKFLVGHLKTVADHCEKNKMEPRNLALVFGPTLVRTSEDNMTDMVTHMPDRYKIVETLIQHYLWFFSEDLDKDEKTPVDTKDLVPAPNIDHLLSNIGKTALLGEASDSTNSDSAKSKGSWGSKRDLTAKDFLTLSIMSAVTGRKRRNRHNGRLVGSSTDDDSEHEPIKASHLGVEEGEEAGLVVAGADTAPRAEGEEEEEDDEEEEEEEEEEEEEESVVERVRVQVEVKEGVVPSMPCGGEKEKAGQTVMLLPEEEAVTSEVKGRAWRGPEDARSIVSGYSTLSTLGRSLASEGRCDEADDERSELVSETDNESGFASRSLTQERPEKHPPASITPTPTPPTPTQPPTTGQRSFLYTHYKPHPVSATPQHTTPTPSTHTQDPGERSEGGARSTTPSSSSFSSSSTTHRLHTRPSFNSHKLIQCDTLARKKLKDRGKTKARSLDLLDLPGPSGEEEGAGAPGAQRDRSRTNPSTGSSQESLRPPRPKEALLPSEAASFTPSGTGQGQGRGSLADQVRARLLGSADDLRIVGLRKPLSPETRRKRRAWRRHTVVVSPTETGDKRPALATNMFPMSPATSKPQESPLEPQELDPRHPLPLGQNPPPTRRAPASRFHQYL, encoded by the exons ATGGGCCAGAACCAGCTGGACAACTGGAGCCGCTGGGCAGGCTCCGCCAGCCCCTTGTCCCCCCTGGACAACCGCTCCACCGTGGGCAGCCCGGCCAGCTGGCAGGAGGGACTGGGCGGAGAGCCGGGGGGCGTGTGCCACAGTAGCCCCCCCTACAGGACAGAGGATATCCAGTACGGTGTGACCGGGCAGCAGCCTACGGGACAGACCAGGGGCCGCTCCTACTCCTCATCTTCTTCTTCAGGAGGGCCCCTCAGCAGCCCTCTGCATGTCCATTATGTCAACCACAATGCTGCTGGCACTGCCACCACCGCCTCCTCTCAGCCCCAGAAAGGCAGCCAGGCCTGGGCCAGCCCTCCCCAGCCGAGCCCCAGCCGCAGCCAGCATTGCCAACAGGCCCTGTCTGAGTGGTACTACAGCCAAGCTGCTGAGCAGCGTCAGGGCCGCAGTGGCAGCATGCACCAACGCCACCGCAGCTACTCACAGGACAGGCTGTGTGAGACAGGCCCTGGGTGCCACCGCCGGGGTCCGGGCGGCTGGCCCCACAGCGCCTCCCAGGACACCCTGATGCTACTGCAGCAGTCGGGCCCCGGCCCCCACGGGGACCCTTCTTGGACCTACGGAGACTGGGAGGGGGCCCGGGACCAGAGTCACCCCTCCTCCTACGGCAGCAGAGCCCGATCGGAGAACCTGCTGGTACAGTACGACCGCTATGGCCGTTCGCTGGAGATGTTGGAGTCGCCCCGTTCCGAGAGGCCCGCCTGGCTGCAGCAGGCCTCACAGCAAGCACCCAGGACTGAGGCCTACCAGAGGCAGGGGAACCATTACGGTGTCGCACCGGCCCCCTCTATGGGCCGACAAGCACAGCCGCACCACAAAACCACCCCCCAAACCCACTCACAGTCTCACCCACTgccccagccccaacaaccagcCCCCCAGAGCAGACGTCTGCCCACCGGACAGAGCCTGGATGACCAGCCAGTAGGTTACCGCAGCTACAGCCCCTCCTTCAACCGCAAGACAGGCCGCATCATGCAGCAACCCTCCTTCAGGGACCCCTCCTACCTTGGCCCCCACCTCAGCTGGGCCCCCACCCCCAAAACCAGCCCCCCAGAGGGTGTTGTCCCCTCAGTTCCATCCCCCCTGGCCTCCACCACCCCCGAGCCCCTTGACAGGGCCTACCGCCCCACCAACCATGAGAGAGGGGCAGTGGAAGGCCAGGCGGAGGTGCTAGCTCAGACCCAGGAAGTCAAACTGAGACAGAAACCCCCCACGGGACGAAGGAGCGCCCACGCCATGCGCCACCCCCACTACACCCTGCCTGTAGATGGCACAGAACCCCCTGTGTTCCCCCCTGACCCCCACGACACTGCCCCTGCCCCTCGCCCCTCAGGAGATGGTGCCCCGCACCGTATCAATGGCAACCTGGCCCCCCTGTCTGTAGAGGATGACGCAATGGCCTCCATTCCCTTTATAG atgagccGACGAGCCCCAGCGCTGACCTCCGTGCCCGCCACGTACCCGCCTCCTCCGTGGTGTCCAGCGGCATGAGCTCAGCGCCCGCCATCGTCACCAGCCCCGCCTCCCCCACCTTCACCTTCCCCCTAACCAGGCTCTTCTCACACGACTGCA GCAGTATTAAATCCAGTCGCCGTTCCTCCTATCTTCTAGCCATCACCACGGAACGCTCCAAGTCATGTGACGAGGGACTCAACACCTTCAGGGGAGAGGAGGGCCGCGTCTTCTC GAGGCTGCCAAAGAGAGTGAAGAGTTTCTTCACTGATGGG tctctggacAGTCTGGGGGCAGCGGAGGAGGTGCGCTCCAAACGCCACTCCACCTCAGAGCTGGGCAGCATCAGCTACAGTgacatatggagagagggatggctgCACTACAAACAGATCCTCACGGAGAAGggcaag AAGGTGGGCAGCGGCATGCGTCCGTGGAGGCGGGTCTTCTCGGTGTTGCGCTCCCACTCGCTCTTCCTCTACAAGGACAAGCGGGAGGCGGTCCTGCGGGGCGCCACTCTGGGGGGCGATGCCGACGAGgagcagccaatcagcatccGGGGCTGCCTGGTGGACATAGCGTACAGCGAGACCAAGCGCAAGCACGCACTGCGTCTGACCACTCAGGACTTTTGTGAGTACCTGCTGCAGgccgaggacagagaggacatgctGGACTGGATCAAGGTCATCAGTGAGAACAGCAAGACGGACAATGAG GAGCTGGGATTCTCAAGACAGGCTCTGATCAGTAAGAAGCTCaatgactacaggaaacagag tccaacAGGCAACAAGCCGGACTCCTCGCCCAGGGTGTCCCGTGCCAAGCCGTCCTTCCTGCTGGCCAAGATGGAGAACGCTGCCGGGGCGCCGCGCTCACCCAAACCTGAGGGCAAAG aTGAGAGCAGCCCCCCTAAGTCACCATGGGGGATCAACATCATGAAGAAGTCCAAGAAGTCAGCGCCCAAGGCTTTTGGAGTGCGGCTCGAAGACTGCCAGCCAGCCGCCAACAACAAG tTCATACCTATGATCGTGGAGATCTGCTGTGGGCTGGTGGAGGAGATGGGTCTGGAGTACACCGGCATCTACAGGGTCCCAGGGAACAACGCAGTGGTGTCCAGCCTTCAGGACCAGCTCAACAAGGGGTCGGACATCAACCCTGCAGAGGAG AAATGGCAGGACCTGAACGTGATCAGCAGCTTGCTCAAGTCTTTCTTCAGGAAACTTCCGGAGCCCCTGTTCACTGACG ATAAGTACAATGACTTCATCGACGCTAACCGGATGGAGAATGCCGGGGACCGGCTAAAGACTATGAAAAAACTG atCCGTGACTTACCGGACCATTACTACCACACTCTCAAGTTCCTGGTTGGCCATCTGAAGACGGTAGCCGACCACTGTGAGAAAAACAAG ATGGAACCTCGTAACTTGGCCCTGGTGTTCGGGCCCACGCTGGTGCGGACGTCTgaagacaacatgacagacatgGTGACTCACATGCCTGACCGCTACAAGATAGTCGAGACGCTCATCCAACAC TATCTCTGGTTTTTCAGTGAGGACCTGGACAAGGatgagaag ACTCCAGTAGACACGAAGGACCTGGTGCCTGCCCCCAATATCGACCACTTGCTCTCCAACATTGGCAAGACCGCTCTGCTAGGGGAGGCGTCAG ACTCAACCAACAGTGACTCAGCTAAATCTAAG GGGTCGTGGGGGTCAAAGCGAGACCTCACTGCCAAGGACTTTCTGACCCTGTCCATCATGTCCGCCGTCACCGGACGCAAGCGCAGGAATCGCCACAACGGCCGCCTCGTGGGCAGCAGCACAGACGACGACTCGGAGCACGAGCCAATCAAAGCCAGCCAcctgggggtggaggagggagaagaggcggGGTTGGTGGTGGCAGGAGCAGACACCGCCCCacgagcagagggagaggaggaggaggaagatgatgaggaggaggaggaggaggaggaagaagaagaagaagaagagtctgtagtagagagagtgagagtgcagGTGGAGGTAAAGGAGGGGGTAGTTCCCAGCATGCCGTGCGGTGGTGAGAAAGAGAAAGCAGGGCAGACGGTGATGCTCCTCCCTGAGGAAGAGGCGGTGACGTCGGAGGTGAAGGGCAGGGCGTGGCGGGGGCCAGAGGACGCTCGTTCTATCGTCTCCGGTTACTCCACCCTCTCCACACTGGGGCGGAGCCTGGCATCTGAGGGACGGTGCGATGAAGCTGACGACGAGCGCAGCGAGCTGGTGAGCGAGACGGACAATGAGAGCGGATTCGCCTCGCGCTCCCTTACCCAGGAGAGACCTGAGAAACACCCCCCTGCATCCattacacccacacccacaccccctACCCCGACACAACCCCCCACAACAGGACAACGAAGCTTCCTCTACACACACTACAAACCCCACCCTGTCTCCGCCACACCCCAGcacaccacccccaccccctccacacacactcagGACCCTGGGGAGAGGAGCGAGGGTGGGGCGCGAtccaccaccccctcctcctcctccttctcgtcGTCCTCCACCACACACAGACTGCACACCCGGCCCTCCTTCAACTCCCACAAGCTGATCCAATGTGACACGCTGGCCAGGAAGAAGCTAAAGGACAGAGGGAAGACCAAGGCTCGTTCTCTGGACCTGCTGGACCTCCCTGGGccttcaggagaggaggagggagctgGGGCACCAGGGGCCCAGAGGGACCGATCCAGGACCAACCCTTCCACAGGGAGCAGCCAGGAGAGCCTACGTCCACCCCGGCCCAAAGAAGCCCTGCTGCCCAGCGAGGCTGCCTCTTTCACCCCCAGCGGGACAGGGCAGGGTCAGGGGCGAGGGTCTCTGGCTGACCAGGTGCGTGCGCGCCTGCTGGGCTCGGCTGATGACCTGCGTATCGTGGGGCTGAGGAAGCCACTCTCCCCGGAGACGAGGAGGAAGAGACGGGCCTGGAGAAGACACACTGTAGTGGTCTCACCTACCGAGACCGGCGACAAGAGGCCTGCGCTAGCCACCAACATGTTCCCCATGTCGCCGGCCACTTCCAAACCACAGGAGTCACCCCTCGAACCCCAGGAGCTTGACCCAAGACATCCTCTTCCCCTGGGCCAGAATCCCCCCCCCACACGCCGAGCACCAGCCTCCAGGTTCCATCAGTACCTGTAA
- the LOC118365768 gene encoding rho GTPase-activating protein 23-like isoform X6: MVTCLTLSHTLRTPGCLAKGWRDGLSSAGDNPRPAMGARGEGVGVGWQGPRTLLLQKNSQGFGFTLRHFIVYPPESALHTSLKDEENGNGKGRSRLEPMDTIFVKNVRERGPAHQGGLCTGDRLVKVNGESVLGKTYSQVIALIQNSESVLELSIMPKDEDVLQLVSAYSQDAYLRGNEPYTGGARNLPVPPPLCYAPRTKSQPPAGAPAPMGQNQLDNWSRWAGSASPLSPLDNRSTVGSPASWQEGLGGEPGGVCHSSPPYRTEDIQYGVTGQQPTGQTRGRSYSSSSSSGGPLSSPLHVHYVNHNAAGTATTASSQPQKGSQAWASPPQPSPSRSQHCQQALSEWYYSQAAEQRQGRSGSMHQRHRSYSQDRLCETGPGCHRRGPGGWPHSASQDTLMLLQQSGPGPHGDPSWTYGDWEGARDQSHPSSYGSRARSENLLVQYDRYGRSLEMLESPRSERPAWLQQASQQAPRTEAYQRQGNHYGVAPAPSMGRQAQPHHKTTPQTHSQSHPLPQPQQPAPQSRRLPTGQSLDDQPVGYRSYSPSFNRKTGRIMQQPSFRDPSYLGPHLSWAPTPKTSPPEGVVPSVPSPLASTTPEPLDRAYRPTNHERGAVEGQAEVLAQTQEVKLRQKPPTGRRSAHAMRHPHYTLPVDGTEPPVFPPDPHDTAPAPRPSGDGAPHRINGNLAPLSVEDDAMASIPFIDEPTSPSADLRARHVPASSVVSSGMSSAPAIVTSPASPTFTFPLTRLFSHDCSSIKSSRRSSYLLAITTERSKSCDEGLNTFRGEEGRVFSRLPKRVKSFFTDGSLDSLGAAEEVRSKRHSTSELGSISYSDIWREGWLHYKQILTEKGKKVGSGMRPWRRVFSVLRSHSLFLYKDKREAVLRGATLGGDADEEQPISIRGCLVDIAYSETKRKHALRLTTQDFCEYLLQAEDREDMLDWIKVISENSKTDNEELGFSRQALISKKLNDYRKQSPTGNKPDSSPRVSRAKPSFLLAKMENAAGAPRSPKPEGKDESSPPKSPWGINIMKKSKKSAPKAFGVRLEDCQPAANNKFIPMIVEICCGLVEEMGLEYTGIYRVPGNNAVVSSLQDQLNKGSDINPAEEKWQDLNVISSLLKSFFRKLPEPLFTDDKYNDFIDANRMENAGDRLKTMKKLIRDLPDHYYHTLKFLVGHLKTVADHCEKNKMEPRNLALVFGPTLVRTSEDNMTDMVTHMPDRYKIVETLIQHYLWFFSEDLDKDEKTPVDTKDLVPAPNIDHLLSNIGKTALLGEASDSTNSDSAKSKGSWGSKRDLTAKDFLTLSIMSAVTGRKRRNRHNGRLVGSSTDDDSEHEPIKASHLGVEEGEEAGLVVAGADTAPRAEGEEEEEDDEEEEEEEEEEEEEESVVERVRVQVEVKEGVVPSMPCGGEKEKAGQTVMLLPEEEAVTSEVKGRAWRGPEDARSIVSGYSTLSTLGRSLASEGRCDEADDERSELVSETDNESGFASRSLTQERPEKHPPASITPTPTPPTPTQPPTTGQRSFLYTHYKPHPVSATPQHTTPTPSTHTQDPGERSEGGARSTTPSSSSFSSSSTTHRLHTRPSFNSHKLIQCDTLARKKLKDRGKTKARSLDLLDLPGPSGEEEGAGAPGAQRDRSRTNPSTGSSQESLRPPRPKEALLPSEAASFTPSGTGQGQGRGSLADQVRARLLGSADDLRIVGLRKPLSPETRRKRRAWRRHTVVVSPTETGDKRPALATNMFPMSPATSKPQESPLEPQELDPRHPLPLGQNPPPTRRAPASRFHQYL; encoded by the exons TGAGAGTGTGTTGGAGCTCTCTATAATGCCAAAAGATGAAGACGTGCTGCAGCTGGTAAGT GCATACTCCCAGGATGCCTACCTGAGGGGCAACGAGCCTTACACAGGGGGAGCCCGGAACCTTCCGGTACCCCCGCCCCTCTGCTACGCTCCCCGCACCAAGTCCCAGCCTCCCGCCGGGGCCCCGGCCCCCATGGGCCAGAACCAGCTGGACAACTGGAGCCGCTGGGCAGGCTCCGCCAGCCCCTTGTCCCCCCTGGACAACCGCTCCACCGTGGGCAGCCCGGCCAGCTGGCAGGAGGGACTGGGCGGAGAGCCGGGGGGCGTGTGCCACAGTAGCCCCCCCTACAGGACAGAGGATATCCAGTACGGTGTGACCGGGCAGCAGCCTACGGGACAGACCAGGGGCCGCTCCTACTCCTCATCTTCTTCTTCAGGAGGGCCCCTCAGCAGCCCTCTGCATGTCCATTATGTCAACCACAATGCTGCTGGCACTGCCACCACCGCCTCCTCTCAGCCCCAGAAAGGCAGCCAGGCCTGGGCCAGCCCTCCCCAGCCGAGCCCCAGCCGCAGCCAGCATTGCCAACAGGCCCTGTCTGAGTGGTACTACAGCCAAGCTGCTGAGCAGCGTCAGGGCCGCAGTGGCAGCATGCACCAACGCCACCGCAGCTACTCACAGGACAGGCTGTGTGAGACAGGCCCTGGGTGCCACCGCCGGGGTCCGGGCGGCTGGCCCCACAGCGCCTCCCAGGACACCCTGATGCTACTGCAGCAGTCGGGCCCCGGCCCCCACGGGGACCCTTCTTGGACCTACGGAGACTGGGAGGGGGCCCGGGACCAGAGTCACCCCTCCTCCTACGGCAGCAGAGCCCGATCGGAGAACCTGCTGGTACAGTACGACCGCTATGGCCGTTCGCTGGAGATGTTGGAGTCGCCCCGTTCCGAGAGGCCCGCCTGGCTGCAGCAGGCCTCACAGCAAGCACCCAGGACTGAGGCCTACCAGAGGCAGGGGAACCATTACGGTGTCGCACCGGCCCCCTCTATGGGCCGACAAGCACAGCCGCACCACAAAACCACCCCCCAAACCCACTCACAGTCTCACCCACTgccccagccccaacaaccagcCCCCCAGAGCAGACGTCTGCCCACCGGACAGAGCCTGGATGACCAGCCAGTAGGTTACCGCAGCTACAGCCCCTCCTTCAACCGCAAGACAGGCCGCATCATGCAGCAACCCTCCTTCAGGGACCCCTCCTACCTTGGCCCCCACCTCAGCTGGGCCCCCACCCCCAAAACCAGCCCCCCAGAGGGTGTTGTCCCCTCAGTTCCATCCCCCCTGGCCTCCACCACCCCCGAGCCCCTTGACAGGGCCTACCGCCCCACCAACCATGAGAGAGGGGCAGTGGAAGGCCAGGCGGAGGTGCTAGCTCAGACCCAGGAAGTCAAACTGAGACAGAAACCCCCCACGGGACGAAGGAGCGCCCACGCCATGCGCCACCCCCACTACACCCTGCCTGTAGATGGCACAGAACCCCCTGTGTTCCCCCCTGACCCCCACGACACTGCCCCTGCCCCTCGCCCCTCAGGAGATGGTGCCCCGCACCGTATCAATGGCAACCTGGCCCCCCTGTCTGTAGAGGATGACGCAATGGCCTCCATTCCCTTTATAG atgagccGACGAGCCCCAGCGCTGACCTCCGTGCCCGCCACGTACCCGCCTCCTCCGTGGTGTCCAGCGGCATGAGCTCAGCGCCCGCCATCGTCACCAGCCCCGCCTCCCCCACCTTCACCTTCCCCCTAACCAGGCTCTTCTCACACGACTGCA GCAGTATTAAATCCAGTCGCCGTTCCTCCTATCTTCTAGCCATCACCACGGAACGCTCCAAGTCATGTGACGAGGGACTCAACACCTTCAGGGGAGAGGAGGGCCGCGTCTTCTC GAGGCTGCCAAAGAGAGTGAAGAGTTTCTTCACTGATGGG tctctggacAGTCTGGGGGCAGCGGAGGAGGTGCGCTCCAAACGCCACTCCACCTCAGAGCTGGGCAGCATCAGCTACAGTgacatatggagagagggatggctgCACTACAAACAGATCCTCACGGAGAAGggcaag AAGGTGGGCAGCGGCATGCGTCCGTGGAGGCGGGTCTTCTCGGTGTTGCGCTCCCACTCGCTCTTCCTCTACAAGGACAAGCGGGAGGCGGTCCTGCGGGGCGCCACTCTGGGGGGCGATGCCGACGAGgagcagccaatcagcatccGGGGCTGCCTGGTGGACATAGCGTACAGCGAGACCAAGCGCAAGCACGCACTGCGTCTGACCACTCAGGACTTTTGTGAGTACCTGCTGCAGgccgaggacagagaggacatgctGGACTGGATCAAGGTCATCAGTGAGAACAGCAAGACGGACAATGAG GAGCTGGGATTCTCAAGACAGGCTCTGATCAGTAAGAAGCTCaatgactacaggaaacagag tccaacAGGCAACAAGCCGGACTCCTCGCCCAGGGTGTCCCGTGCCAAGCCGTCCTTCCTGCTGGCCAAGATGGAGAACGCTGCCGGGGCGCCGCGCTCACCCAAACCTGAGGGCAAAG aTGAGAGCAGCCCCCCTAAGTCACCATGGGGGATCAACATCATGAAGAAGTCCAAGAAGTCAGCGCCCAAGGCTTTTGGAGTGCGGCTCGAAGACTGCCAGCCAGCCGCCAACAACAAG tTCATACCTATGATCGTGGAGATCTGCTGTGGGCTGGTGGAGGAGATGGGTCTGGAGTACACCGGCATCTACAGGGTCCCAGGGAACAACGCAGTGGTGTCCAGCCTTCAGGACCAGCTCAACAAGGGGTCGGACATCAACCCTGCAGAGGAG AAATGGCAGGACCTGAACGTGATCAGCAGCTTGCTCAAGTCTTTCTTCAGGAAACTTCCGGAGCCCCTGTTCACTGACG ATAAGTACAATGACTTCATCGACGCTAACCGGATGGAGAATGCCGGGGACCGGCTAAAGACTATGAAAAAACTG atCCGTGACTTACCGGACCATTACTACCACACTCTCAAGTTCCTGGTTGGCCATCTGAAGACGGTAGCCGACCACTGTGAGAAAAACAAG ATGGAACCTCGTAACTTGGCCCTGGTGTTCGGGCCCACGCTGGTGCGGACGTCTgaagacaacatgacagacatgGTGACTCACATGCCTGACCGCTACAAGATAGTCGAGACGCTCATCCAACAC TATCTCTGGTTTTTCAGTGAGGACCTGGACAAGGatgagaag ACTCCAGTAGACACGAAGGACCTGGTGCCTGCCCCCAATATCGACCACTTGCTCTCCAACATTGGCAAGACCGCTCTGCTAGGGGAGGCGTCAG ACTCAACCAACAGTGACTCAGCTAAATCTAAG GGGTCGTGGGGGTCAAAGCGAGACCTCACTGCCAAGGACTTTCTGACCCTGTCCATCATGTCCGCCGTCACCGGACGCAAGCGCAGGAATCGCCACAACGGCCGCCTCGTGGGCAGCAGCACAGACGACGACTCGGAGCACGAGCCAATCAAAGCCAGCCAcctgggggtggaggagggagaagaggcggGGTTGGTGGTGGCAGGAGCAGACACCGCCCCacgagcagagggagaggaggaggaggaagatgatgaggaggaggaggaggaggaggaagaagaagaagaagaagagtctgtagtagagagagtgagagtgcagGTGGAGGTAAAGGAGGGGGTAGTTCCCAGCATGCCGTGCGGTGGTGAGAAAGAGAAAGCAGGGCAGACGGTGATGCTCCTCCCTGAGGAAGAGGCGGTGACGTCGGAGGTGAAGGGCAGGGCGTGGCGGGGGCCAGAGGACGCTCGTTCTATCGTCTCCGGTTACTCCACCCTCTCCACACTGGGGCGGAGCCTGGCATCTGAGGGACGGTGCGATGAAGCTGACGACGAGCGCAGCGAGCTGGTGAGCGAGACGGACAATGAGAGCGGATTCGCCTCGCGCTCCCTTACCCAGGAGAGACCTGAGAAACACCCCCCTGCATCCattacacccacacccacaccccctACCCCGACACAACCCCCCACAACAGGACAACGAAGCTTCCTCTACACACACTACAAACCCCACCCTGTCTCCGCCACACCCCAGcacaccacccccaccccctccacacacactcagGACCCTGGGGAGAGGAGCGAGGGTGGGGCGCGAtccaccaccccctcctcctcctccttctcgtcGTCCTCCACCACACACAGACTGCACACCCGGCCCTCCTTCAACTCCCACAAGCTGATCCAATGTGACACGCTGGCCAGGAAGAAGCTAAAGGACAGAGGGAAGACCAAGGCTCGTTCTCTGGACCTGCTGGACCTCCCTGGGccttcaggagaggaggagggagctgGGGCACCAGGGGCCCAGAGGGACCGATCCAGGACCAACCCTTCCACAGGGAGCAGCCAGGAGAGCCTACGTCCACCCCGGCCCAAAGAAGCCCTGCTGCCCAGCGAGGCTGCCTCTTTCACCCCCAGCGGGACAGGGCAGGGTCAGGGGCGAGGGTCTCTGGCTGACCAGGTGCGTGCGCGCCTGCTGGGCTCGGCTGATGACCTGCGTATCGTGGGGCTGAGGAAGCCACTCTCCCCGGAGACGAGGAGGAAGAGACGGGCCTGGAGAAGACACACTGTAGTGGTCTCACCTACCGAGACCGGCGACAAGAGGCCTGCGCTAGCCACCAACATGTTCCCCATGTCGCCGGCCACTTCCAAACCACAGGAGTCACCCCTCGAACCCCAGGAGCTTGACCCAAGACATCCTCTTCCCCTGGGCCAGAATCCCCCCCCCACACGCCGAGCACCAGCCTCCAGGTTCCATCAGTACCTGTAA